The window CGGACCGTCAACGAGAAAACCAGCCATGAGAGACGTTTTTACCTGAGCAGCCTTGCAGGTAGACCTGAACAGATCTTGGCAGCGGTTCGTCAGCACTGGGAGGTGGAAAACAAGCTGCACTGGATGTTGGATGTGGTGTTTGGGGAAGATGATCACCGTTATGCGAAGGATCATGGGCCAGAAAATCTAGCGGTGTTGCGGCACATGGCGTTGAATCTGCTGAATCGCGAACCGTCCAAAGGGGGAATGAAGCGCAAGAGGAAACGAGCTGCGTTGAGTGATGAGTTTCGCTCCACCCTCCTGATGCTTCTCCTTCAGCCTTAACGTGCGTCACCCCTGCCGCCACCCACCGGGACACTTGCTCATCTGCGTTCCATGGTGTATACTTAACAGGTTGCCCAGAAGATGTAACAGCAGAAGCTGTTGCCATGTCAGGCAGTGGGTAAGATTGTCCCTTGATTTCTTTGCTTTCTTGGGGAAGCACTTACCCAAGAAAGGACACAACCGAATGCTTTTTACCGATTTCGACCTCCAATCCGAGGTCATTGTACGTTTGACCGCTCGCGGCATCGTCACCCCCAGCCCCATCCAATCCGAAAGCCTCCCACACACCCTCAACGGGAAAGATGTGATTGGACGGGCCCGGACGGGCACTGGCAAAACCCTTGCCTTTGCGCTTCCCATCATTGAAGGTGTGGCTCCCAGCAGAGAATATGGTCGCGCTCCCCGCGCACTGGTGCTGGCCCCCACCCGCGAACTCGCCAAACAAATCGCTGAAGAATTCAACCAGAGTGCCCCCGGGCTCTCCATCGCCACCATTTACGGTGGATCCAGCTATGTGCTTCAGGAAAAGGCCCTGACCCGTGGCGTGGACATCGTGGTGGGCACCCCCGGACGCATCATTGACCACCTGGAGCGCAAAACCCTCGTGCTGGATGAAGTGCAGTTTGCTGTGCTGGATGAAGCAGACGAAATGCTCAATGTGGGCTTTGCAGAGGCAGTGGAAACCATCCTGCGCCACACCCCAGAGGAACGCCAGACGTTGCTGTTCAGCGCCACCCTCACCCCATCGGTGATTCGACTGGCCCGCAATTACATGCAGAGCCCCGTCACCGTGGACTTGATTGGTGAAAACACCTCCAAGGCTTCCCAGACCGTGGCCCACATGGCAGTCAAAGTGGGACGCAACCGCACCAAAATCCTTGTAGACCTGCTGAGCGTGTACAACCCCGAGCGTGCCATTGTCTTCACCCGCACCAAGCGTGAAGCCGATGAACTCGCCCTTGAACTGGTGGGCCGTGGCATCGAAGCCGAAGGCCTGCACGGCGACCTCGCGCAAGCCCAACGTGAACGCGCTCTGGCTGCCTTCCGCAGTGGGCGCACCCGTGTGCTGGTCGCCACCGACGTGGCTGCCCGTGGCCTCGACATTCCTGAAGTGGACGTTGTGGTGCAGTACCACATTCCTCAGGACCACGAGTCTTACGTGCACCGCTCTGGACGCACCGGACGCGCCGGACGCAATGGTGTGGCCATCGTGATGTACACCCCCAAAGAGCAGTACGCCATCCGCCAGCTGGAAAATGCCACCGGAGCCCAATTCAAAAAGATTGAGCCCCCCACCCAGCAGGAAGTCAACGCTTCCAACATGCACAATGTGGCGAACATGATCAAAAACGTTCCTGATGAAATCTCTGGCATGTTCATGGCGCAGGCACAGGAACTGCTCGCTGAAATGGGCGTCGAA of the Deinococcus misasensis DSM 22328 genome contains:
- a CDS encoding ISAs1 family transposase, with translation RTVNEKTSHERRFYLSSLAGRPEQILAAVRQHWEVENKLHWMLDVVFGEDDHRYAKDHGPENLAVLRHMALNLLNREPSKGGMKRKRKRAALSDEFRSTLLMLLLQP
- a CDS encoding DEAD/DEAH box helicase, whose amino-acid sequence is MLFTDFDLQSEVIVRLTARGIVTPSPIQSESLPHTLNGKDVIGRARTGTGKTLAFALPIIEGVAPSREYGRAPRALVLAPTRELAKQIAEEFNQSAPGLSIATIYGGSSYVLQEKALTRGVDIVVGTPGRIIDHLERKTLVLDEVQFAVLDEADEMLNVGFAEAVETILRHTPEERQTLLFSATLTPSVIRLARNYMQSPVTVDLIGENTSKASQTVAHMAVKVGRNRTKILVDLLSVYNPERAIVFTRTKREADELALELVGRGIEAEGLHGDLAQAQRERALAAFRSGRTRVLVATDVAARGLDIPEVDVVVQYHIPQDHESYVHRSGRTGRAGRNGVAIVMYTPKEQYAIRQLENATGAQFKKIEPPTQQEVNASNMHNVANMIKNVPDEISGMFMAQAQELLAEMGVEILAKALARISGVTEVPRGVSLLSGEEDFVTVTLRAPRMSVPRAVALIARSLNIESRALGRVRLFEGGAVADIPTNRVEELLALSPLDEQVQVVKTQELPELFEAPQREDRGPRQDRDRGGYRGNNDRGGSREGVYAGRDGGNRRPQGRKRY